A genomic region of Desulfocurvibacter africanus subsp. africanus DSM 2603 contains the following coding sequences:
- a CDS encoding phage tail tube protein, with the protein MQAKGSKSKLLLDFEQSYKTAPAVKAGKAMPFNTCSVKGTRTLQAAQTITGRRDPVMPFAGNMDVAGDLSVPVDVRAMGNWLKAMFGAPATTGAGPYTHTFKLGEAMPSFGLEKRFEDIGQYIFCSGCKASKLSMSVGGDAELVASIGIVGATESAPSATPYQLDPAAIAFDRFQNFQASIEENGVALANCTEFSLEMDFGLDTGNYVIGGQGTRNSLPEGVASISGTLSALFEDATLLNKAVNMAETSLRLSFTSGTHSLSFLFPEVVLEQQAPAIEGPQGVKIQLPWKAYFGDDAVNNSAVVVTLTNDVAGY; encoded by the coding sequence ATGCAGGCCAAGGGTTCCAAATCCAAGCTGCTCCTCGATTTCGAGCAGAGCTACAAGACCGCCCCGGCCGTCAAGGCCGGCAAGGCCATGCCTTTCAACACCTGCAGCGTTAAGGGCACGCGCACGCTGCAGGCCGCCCAGACCATCACCGGCCGCCGCGATCCGGTCATGCCCTTTGCCGGCAACATGGACGTGGCCGGCGACCTGAGCGTGCCCGTGGACGTGCGCGCCATGGGCAACTGGCTCAAAGCCATGTTCGGCGCGCCGGCCACCACCGGCGCAGGCCCCTACACGCATACCTTCAAGCTTGGCGAGGCCATGCCGAGCTTCGGCCTGGAGAAGCGCTTCGAGGACATCGGCCAGTACATCTTCTGCTCGGGCTGCAAGGCCTCCAAGCTGTCCATGTCCGTTGGCGGCGACGCCGAACTCGTGGCCAGCATCGGCATCGTCGGCGCCACCGAGTCCGCGCCTTCGGCCACGCCTTACCAGCTCGACCCGGCGGCCATCGCCTTCGACCGTTTCCAGAACTTCCAGGCCTCGATCGAGGAAAACGGCGTAGCGCTGGCCAATTGCACCGAGTTCTCCCTGGAGATGGATTTCGGCCTGGACACCGGCAACTACGTCATCGGCGGCCAGGGCACGCGCAACAGCCTGCCCGAGGGCGTGGCCAGCATCAGCGGCACGCTGAGCGCCCTGTTCGAGGACGCGACGCTGCTTAACAAGGCCGTGAACATGGCCGAGACGAGCCTGCGCCTGTCTTTCACCAGCGGCACGCACAGCCTGTCCTTCCTGTTCCCCGAGGTCGTGCTCGAACAGCAGGCCCCGGCCATCGAGGGCCCGCAGGGCGTGAAGATCCAGCTGCCCTGGAAGGCCTACTTCGGCGACGACGCCGTGAACAACAGCGCCGTCGTGGTCACGCTGACCAACGACGTGGCCGGCTATTAG
- a CDS encoding thermonuclease family protein, which produces MRGIALLMLQIGLLAMFLIGPLPWPGLCYALPAKVIKVSDGDTLTVLTEDKRQVRVRLFGIDCPEKKQAYGSRATEFTREMAALQDVDVQELDVDRYGRIIGRITLEDGRVLNAEIVAHGWAWVYRAYCKMAECTAWLQLEARARQQRIGLWQGKDPVPPWEWRKARREERRKKK; this is translated from the coding sequence ATGCGCGGCATTGCCCTGCTCATGCTCCAGATCGGGCTCCTGGCCATGTTCCTGATCGGGCCCCTGCCCTGGCCCGGGCTTTGCTATGCCCTGCCGGCCAAAGTCATCAAGGTCAGCGACGGCGACACCCTGACCGTGCTCACCGAGGATAAGCGCCAGGTACGCGTGCGGCTGTTCGGCATCGACTGCCCGGAGAAGAAGCAGGCCTACGGCAGCAGGGCCACGGAATTCACCAGAGAAATGGCCGCCCTGCAGGACGTGGACGTGCAGGAGCTGGACGTGGACCGCTACGGCCGCATCATCGGGCGCATCACCCTGGAGGACGGCCGCGTGCTCAACGCCGAGATCGTGGCCCATGGCTGGGCCTGGGTCTATCGGGCATACTGCAAGATGGCCGAATGCACGGCCTGGCTGCAGTTGGAGGCCCGCGCCAGGCAGCAGCGGATCGGGCTGTGGCAGGGCAAGGACCCCGTGCCGCCCTGGGAATGGCGCAAGGCTCGGCGCGAGGAGCGGCGCAAGAAAAAGTAA
- a CDS encoding phage tail tape measure C-terminal domain-containing protein: MAIATNEYKFTEKDLRTLTQASAELRTATKEMQQVSAAALGTAEAHKKTVAAGGTALSSLRLGNPAGSVSDLSGPVTAADMEAQSQQASMNRSWLSEKSGQAWDWATEKTKERVQVGIKEMEEWGEKAMDVSDEIKALGKNTMEEFGQVIQTVAAGGKANFKSMTDSIIDDLKRIAIQMATGWLAKTVGSYLGSALSGWLGSGSGGTTGGTTYGGYPIAEPVYAAHGLAFDQSGVMAFAKGGIVSRPTVFPFARGVGLMGEAGPEAIMPLSRTASGDLGVRVADNSAPQSVRVEIHNESGEKLEVSKSEASNDIQGLVVSLWLDAFERNRGGLRTSLGG; encoded by the coding sequence ATGGCCATCGCGACGAATGAATACAAGTTCACTGAAAAGGATCTCCGGACGCTCACTCAGGCGAGCGCCGAGCTGCGCACGGCCACCAAGGAAATGCAGCAGGTGTCCGCGGCCGCTCTCGGCACGGCGGAAGCGCATAAAAAGACCGTGGCCGCGGGCGGCACCGCTCTGAGCAGTCTGCGCCTCGGCAATCCCGCTGGCTCCGTCTCCGATTTGTCCGGGCCCGTGACCGCGGCCGACATGGAGGCCCAGAGCCAGCAGGCATCTATGAATAGGAGCTGGTTGTCGGAGAAAAGCGGCCAGGCTTGGGATTGGGCCACGGAGAAGACCAAGGAGAGAGTCCAGGTCGGCATCAAGGAAATGGAGGAGTGGGGCGAAAAGGCCATGGACGTCTCGGACGAGATCAAGGCGCTCGGCAAGAACACCATGGAGGAATTCGGCCAGGTCATCCAGACCGTTGCAGCGGGCGGCAAGGCGAACTTCAAGTCCATGACCGATTCGATCATCGACGACCTCAAGCGCATCGCCATCCAGATGGCCACGGGCTGGCTGGCCAAGACGGTCGGCTCCTACCTGGGCAGCGCCCTGAGTGGCTGGCTGGGCAGTGGAAGCGGAGGCACGACCGGGGGCACAACCTATGGCGGCTACCCGATAGCAGAACCGGTCTATGCCGCCCATGGCCTGGCCTTCGACCAGTCGGGCGTCATGGCCTTTGCCAAGGGCGGCATCGTCAGCCGGCCCACGGTCTTCCCCTTTGCCCGCGGGGTCGGGCTCATGGGCGAGGCCGGACCCGAGGCCATCATGCCCCTGTCCAGGACCGCGTCCGGTGATCTGGGCGTGCGGGTGGCCGACAACTCCGCGCCGCAGAGCGTGCGCGTGGAGATCCACAACGAAAGCGGCGAGAAACTCGAGGTCTCCAAGTCCGAGGCAAGCAACGACATCCAGGGATTGGTGGTCTCCCTGTGGCTCGACGCCTTTGAACGCAACAGGGGCGGTCTGCGGACCTCCCTGGGAGGATAG
- a CDS encoding methyl-accepting chemotaxis protein yields MRISFFWKILGVCLSTIVLLASCIVFGVNHYVSKEFDAESLQRLRTYMNSLDHEVRDNALMLSTVAKLMAENPDVARALDQGDAAFLRGYAREVMGSSGVEFITIADSRGSVLARGHSDKAGDSILNQTNVQKALNGQASVGMEPGRVVKLSLRAGQPVRLDGRIVGVITPGIDLASLKFVDSIKQRLGVECTLFDGDTRASTTIQVNGKRAVGTKMDNPVVLETVIQRAQPFIGRNKILGSDHDTAYWPIIAANGKTAGMFFIGIRRDVIETTQQSITSSVILISALVGLLMLGLSVVVARSLTKPIIRAAEFASRVADGQLDQTLTVTNRDEIGMLAQALGRMVENLRSMFAQAEAKTREAEAQAEQARKATQEAQQAKAQAESAKREGMLQAAARLEGVVEVVSSSSEELSAQIEQSDKGVDEQSKRIGETATTMEEMNASVLEVARNAGDAAAVSDRARTKAEAGAAIVGRVLAGIGEVQNQSVALKKDMEDLGRQAEAIGRIMNVISDIADQTNLLALNAAIEAARAGDAGRGFAVVADEVRKLAEKTMQATTEVGNAIRGVQQGTRKNMDNVDRSVQTIEQATQLARESGEALREIVQLVEKASDQVRGIATASEQQSTASEEISRAVEQVSAISSETAQAMGEAAKAVMELAGQAQVLKRLVEELKDA; encoded by the coding sequence GTGCGCATATCATTTTTCTGGAAGATCCTGGGCGTTTGCCTAAGCACCATCGTCCTATTGGCAAGCTGTATCGTGTTCGGCGTGAACCATTACGTGAGCAAGGAATTCGACGCCGAGTCCCTGCAGCGTCTCCGGACCTACATGAACAGCCTGGACCATGAGGTCCGGGACAACGCGCTGATGCTGTCGACCGTGGCCAAGCTCATGGCCGAGAACCCTGACGTGGCCAGGGCCCTGGACCAGGGCGACGCCGCCTTCCTGCGCGGCTACGCCCGGGAGGTCATGGGCTCCTCGGGGGTCGAATTCATCACCATCGCCGACAGCCGCGGTTCGGTCCTGGCGCGCGGCCACTCGGACAAGGCCGGGGACTCCATCCTCAATCAGACCAATGTGCAAAAGGCGCTCAACGGCCAGGCCTCGGTGGGCATGGAGCCGGGCAGGGTGGTCAAATTGTCCCTGCGCGCGGGCCAGCCCGTGCGCCTGGACGGCCGGATCGTGGGCGTGATCACGCCCGGCATCGACCTGGCCTCCCTGAAGTTCGTGGACTCCATCAAGCAGCGCTTGGGAGTGGAATGTACGCTCTTTGATGGTGACACGCGGGCCTCCACCACCATCCAAGTGAACGGCAAGCGGGCCGTGGGCACGAAGATGGACAACCCCGTGGTCCTGGAGACCGTGATCCAGCGCGCGCAGCCCTTCATCGGCCGCAACAAGATCCTGGGCAGTGACCACGACACGGCCTACTGGCCCATCATAGCCGCTAACGGCAAGACCGCGGGCATGTTCTTCATCGGCATACGGCGCGACGTCATCGAGACCACCCAGCAGAGCATCACGAGCTCCGTGATCCTGATTTCCGCGCTCGTGGGCCTGCTCATGCTCGGCCTTTCCGTGGTCGTTGCCCGCTCCCTGACCAAACCCATCATCCGCGCCGCCGAGTTTGCCTCCAGGGTGGCCGACGGCCAGCTGGACCAGACCCTGACGGTCACCAATCGCGACGAGATCGGCATGCTGGCCCAGGCGCTCGGGCGCATGGTCGAGAACCTGCGCAGCATGTTCGCCCAGGCCGAGGCCAAGACCCGCGAGGCCGAGGCGCAGGCCGAGCAGGCCCGCAAGGCCACGCAGGAGGCCCAGCAGGCCAAGGCCCAGGCCGAGTCGGCCAAGCGCGAAGGCATGCTGCAGGCCGCGGCCAGGCTGGAGGGCGTGGTCGAGGTCGTGTCTTCGTCCTCGGAGGAGCTGTCGGCGCAGATCGAGCAGTCGGACAAGGGCGTGGACGAGCAGTCCAAGCGCATCGGCGAGACGGCCACGACCATGGAGGAGATGAACGCCTCGGTGCTCGAGGTGGCCAGGAACGCCGGCGACGCGGCCGCGGTCTCGGACAGGGCGCGCACCAAGGCCGAGGCGGGCGCGGCCATCGTGGGCCGGGTTTTGGCCGGCATAGGCGAGGTGCAGAACCAGTCCGTGGCGCTCAAGAAGGACATGGAGGATCTGGGACGGCAGGCCGAGGCCATCGGCCGGATCATGAACGTCATCTCGGACATCGCCGACCAGACCAACCTGCTGGCCCTCAATGCGGCCATCGAGGCGGCCCGCGCCGGAGATGCCGGGCGCGGCTTCGCCGTGGTGGCCGACGAGGTGCGCAAGCTGGCCGAGAAGACCATGCAGGCCACCACCGAGGTCGGCAACGCCATCCGCGGCGTGCAGCAGGGCACGCGCAAGAACATGGACAACGTGGACCGCTCGGTGCAGACCATCGAGCAGGCCACCCAGCTGGCCCGCGAATCCGGCGAGGCCCTGCGGGAGATCGTGCAGCTGGTGGAAAAGGCTTCGGACCAGGTGCGCGGCATCGCCACGGCCTCGGAGCAGCAGTCCACGGCCAGCGAGGAGATCAGCCGCGCCGTGGAGCAGGTCAGCGCCATCTCCTCGGAGACGGCCCAGGCCATGGGCGAGGCGGCCAAGGCCGTCATGGAGCTGGCCGGCCAAGCCCAGGTGCTCAAACGCCTGGTGGAGGAGCTGAAGGACGCCTAG
- a CDS encoding tail fiber assembly protein codes for MTKHYIDASGNYIGAFGPGVHAPDGGLIVPSAPQDARQNWQDGAWVWPTDVLATAIRAERDRRLAATDRYALNDYPHAGDAARQAWQDYRQALRDMPEQQGFPWAGPDDAACPWPEQPAQPPAGG; via the coding sequence ATGACCAAGCATTACATCGATGCAAGCGGCAACTACATCGGCGCCTTCGGGCCAGGCGTGCACGCGCCTGACGGCGGCCTAATAGTACCAAGCGCGCCTCAAGACGCCCGGCAGAATTGGCAGGACGGCGCTTGGGTGTGGCCCACGGATGTGCTCGCCACCGCCATCCGCGCCGAGCGCGACCGCCGGCTGGCGGCCACGGATCGCTACGCCCTGAACGACTATCCCCACGCGGGCGATGCCGCGCGGCAGGCCTGGCAAGACTATCGGCAGGCCTTGCGGGACATGCCCGAGCAGCAGGGCTTCCCCTGGGCCGGGCCGGATGATGCGGCCTGCCCCTGGCCCGAGCAGCCGGCGCAGCCGCCGGCGGGCGGCTAG